One Streptomyces hundungensis DNA segment encodes these proteins:
- a CDS encoding flavin reductase family protein — MTGIEEFIDRLDYPMYVVTAVAGPERAGCLVGFASQCSIDPVRFLVWLSTANRTYRVACSAEFLAVHLLDRTQYDLAEHFGGHTGDEVDKFAGVAWHEGPAGTALLDAAPAWFVGRVVARVEGGDHVGFLLDPADAAVGSSPWRPFRLSEGQSIEAGHPAEDA, encoded by the coding sequence ATGACCGGCATCGAGGAGTTCATCGACCGTCTCGACTACCCGATGTACGTCGTGACGGCGGTGGCGGGGCCGGAGCGGGCGGGCTGCCTCGTCGGCTTCGCCTCGCAGTGCTCGATCGACCCGGTCCGCTTCCTGGTGTGGCTGTCCACCGCCAACAGGACCTACCGGGTGGCCTGTTCGGCCGAATTCCTCGCCGTGCACCTGCTGGACCGTACGCAGTACGACCTGGCCGAGCACTTCGGCGGCCACACCGGCGACGAGGTCGACAAGTTCGCCGGCGTCGCCTGGCACGAGGGCCCCGCGGGCACGGCCCTGCTGGACGCGGCCCCCGCCTGGTTCGTGGGGCGGGTGGTGGCGCGCGTGGAGGGCGGTGACCACGTGGGGTTTCTGCTCGACCCGGCGGACGCGGCGGTGGGATCGTCGCCGTGGCGGCCGTTCCGCCTG
- a CDS encoding PRC-barrel domain-containing protein, producing the protein MMENIWAYPEAAAYQPGTDLTGYKVEATDGEIGKVDKHSEEISSSYIVVDTGPWIFGKSVLLPAGVLTRIDAVEKKIYVACTKEQIKDSPEFDKDKHLGDPAYHEQVGGYYGRPHM; encoded by the coding sequence ATCATGGAGAACATCTGGGCCTACCCAGAGGCAGCCGCGTACCAGCCGGGCACCGACCTGACCGGGTACAAGGTCGAGGCGACCGACGGCGAGATCGGCAAGGTCGACAAGCACTCGGAGGAGATCAGCTCCTCCTACATCGTGGTCGACACCGGCCCGTGGATCTTCGGCAAGAGCGTTCTGCTGCCCGCCGGGGTCCTCACGCGCATCGACGCGGTCGAGAAGAAGATCTACGTCGCGTGCACCAAGGAACAGATCAAGGACTCCCCCGAGTTCGACAAGGACAAGCACCTCGGGGACCCGGCCTATCACGAGCAGGTCGGCGGCTACTACGGACGTCCGCACATGTGA
- a CDS encoding cation diffusion facilitator family transporter, with the protein MTTDKKDRKTRLTVLVALGANLLIAAAKGIAGVLAGSPALLSEAAHSVADSMNEVFLLAALRRSRRPADQRHPFGYGKERYFWSLLAAVGIFVMGGCFSFLQGIDALRSHEQESTSGYVIGLSVLGVALVAEGGSLLRALHQVRGQRGGIGSDPALRTVVAEDGTAVLGVLLAAGGMALHMVTGEAVWEASASIAIGLLLVYVAYRLGKDARDQLIGEAVDPELSDDIRAMLDEQPEIDQVASLLTMRLGLDSTLIAARIDLKPGLDSEDVELVSERIKAAVVEAWPEADQVFLDITDARTSPAHRPGATEARHPGAR; encoded by the coding sequence GTGACCACAGACAAGAAGGACCGCAAGACGCGGCTGACCGTGCTGGTGGCGCTGGGGGCCAACCTGCTGATCGCCGCCGCGAAGGGCATCGCGGGTGTGCTCGCCGGGTCGCCCGCGCTGCTCTCCGAGGCCGCGCACTCGGTGGCCGACAGCATGAACGAGGTCTTCCTGCTGGCGGCGCTGCGCCGCAGCCGCCGCCCGGCCGACCAGCGCCACCCCTTCGGCTACGGCAAGGAACGCTACTTCTGGTCCCTGCTCGCCGCCGTCGGCATCTTCGTCATGGGCGGCTGCTTCTCCTTCCTCCAGGGCATCGACGCGCTGCGCTCGCACGAGCAGGAGTCCACCAGCGGATACGTCATCGGCCTCTCCGTGCTCGGCGTGGCGCTGGTGGCCGAGGGCGGCTCGCTACTGCGGGCCCTGCACCAGGTGCGCGGCCAGCGCGGCGGCATCGGCAGCGACCCGGCTCTGCGCACCGTCGTCGCCGAGGACGGCACCGCGGTGCTCGGCGTGCTGCTGGCGGCGGGGGGCATGGCCCTGCACATGGTCACGGGCGAAGCCGTCTGGGAGGCCTCCGCCTCGATCGCCATCGGACTGCTCCTGGTGTACGTGGCGTACCGGCTGGGCAAGGACGCCCGCGACCAGCTCATCGGCGAGGCCGTGGACCCGGAGCTGAGCGACGACATCCGGGCGATGCTCGACGAGCAGCCCGAGATCGACCAGGTGGCCAGTCTGCTGACCATGCGGCTCGGCCTGGACTCGACGCTCATCGCGGCCCGCATCGACCTGAAGCCGGGGCTCGACAGCGAGGACGTCGAGCTGGTCTCCGAACGGATCAAGGCGGCCGTCGTGGAGGCGTGGCCGGAGGCCGACCAGGTGTTCCTCGACATCACGGACGCGCGGACGAGCCCCGCCCACCGTCCCGGCGCAACCGAGGCGAGGCACCCCGGCGCGCGGTGA